A stretch of DNA from Aciduliprofundum sp. MAR08-339:
GAAAACCATACATGGACAACAGGGAAAAAATTTACTATCCGATAAGAAATCTCATAGTAAGAGCAGTTGAAAATGTAGTTTCAAAAAGACTGTGCTCCAACGATGTGTTCTGGATAATTGACGCCTATGCAAATTACCATGCAAAATACGTAAAACCTGATAGGGGTTCAGAAGAGGCACTCAAAATAATAAGGAGGAAAGCAGAGCACCTTGGTTTGATAACCGATGCCGACAGGCCCTACACAGAGAAAGTGCTCAGAGCGATGAATATATACGAAATGTTTGATAGCATAACAACGGCGGAGGATGCAGGAGTGGGCAAGCCAAATCCCAAAATATTTGAAATGGCTTTGAAAAATTCAAGGAGTAAGCCGGTAATATATGTGGGTGATAGCGAGAAGAGAGATATTCTTGGAGCAAGAAGAGTTGGTATGATCACCATAAAGGTGGGAAAACCGAGCGAAATGGCGGATTACAACACCAGAAATCTACTTGAGGCCGCAAGGATAATTGACTCACTCACTCAGTGATGTTCTCCACTATTTTCTTCCCCCTATCCGTTATTTTGACCAGGATTATTTTCTTTATCAAACCCATGTCCTGCAACTTATCCGTTATCCTCTTGAAGTCGTCAGGTGTGAGGTGGTGCTTCTGTAGAATTTCATTTACCGAGGCTCCCTGACTCACCAGCAGGAGCACGAGTCTTTCAATCTCTGTCAGCTTTGAAAGTACCTGCGAGTACACAAACTCCTCAACAAGAAGGTTAAGCAATTGCCAGAAGAAATCACGCTTTAATGGTGGCGTGACGAGGTATATCTCTGTGGTCTTATCCTCTCTTTTCTCCTTTATGTATATAACGCCCACATTTGAAAATCCAGTGGACATGGACCTCCTCTCTATATTTGCTATCTCCTGCACATGCATTGTGTAATTTACAGGTGTGAAGACAATATCCGAGCCAGTTACGCGCATGAATCCCTTGCCCCAGTTCTCTCCTATTTTATAACTGATAAGAATGTTTGAAGTGAGAAGTATTAGAAGAGCCTTTTTGAATCTTCTTATGCAACTACCGTAACCAGAGAACAGAGTATAGAGTTTTTCTTTTGTTATTATGTCCACATATTCTATGAGAAGAGTAGAGCGCCCTTCCTTAATTGCGGGTAAAGTTATCCTCTTATCCACACTCAAAATCGCTATTATGGGTATCTTGTACTCCCTATCTCCGATAATTATAATCTCCCTCTGGGTAAGATAAATTTTACCCTTTTTCCACTCCTTATCTGTATAGACTATGAACCCACGACCGTAGGGATGTATGAACTCCACCTCACAATCTACCATGGCACTACCTCTTTATGGTGAGGTATACTTCGTATTCCTCGCCCACACGAACATCTTTGACATCCACGTCGTCCCTCTCCCGCAGTATATTTAGAAATCTCCTCATCTCATCTATGTTCTTGAATGAGAATTTCAGCATACCCCCCGAATAATCAAGGGTATCAACCACTTCCAACGCACGTTCGGCAGTGAGGGTTTGTTGTACCGGCTGTTCCATTGCCTTTTTGTACAGGATCTCGTTAATTTTGCTCTCCAGTTCTCCAAGCCTGAAGGGCTTGACTAGGTAATCATCTGCACCTGCTTTCATTGCTTCTATTACGGTATTTAGGTCCTTGACCCCGCTGATGATTATTATGGGCACATCCTTTGAATGCTCTCTTATGGAGCGAAGCATATCAAGACCGTTCACATCCGGAAGCATCAAATCCAAAAGAATAACATCAATGCGTCTTGCCTTTTCTATCATACCCATAGCATCCCTGCCATTATTTGCCACCATCACATTGAACCCACGCTGGGAGAGATATGTTTTTATTATATTGCTAAGTTCCCTGTTGTCGTCCACAAGCAGAACGTGAAGGCTATCTTCCATAATAGAAAAATAAGTTTGATTATATTTATTTGTTTTCCACCTATTATCATTTTTGAAAACAAGACACCATAGAACTTTATATAGGGGATACCATTGAGTTTCGTGTACTATATGCACATATTTGATCCCTGGAACTTCCCGCTCTGCACATGTCCCAAGAAGTACACTGTAGATCCCTACACGGGCTGTGAGCACAGATGCATATATTGCTACATAACATCGTACATTCGCAATCCATGGAAGGTACGACCGAAAAGGGATTTTCTCCGCCTTTTTGAGAGGGATTTGAAGAATGCAAAACTGAAATTGCCGATCTCAATGAGCAATTCCTCCGACCCCTATCCAAAGGTTGAGAGAGAGCTGAGAATAACCAGGGGGGCATTGAATCTAACGCGAAGATACGATTTTTCTCTTCTAATGCTCACAAAATCGGATATTGTGGTTAGGGACATTGATGTTCTTGAGAACATAAGAAGCGTAGTGGCCATAACGATAACCACACTTGACGAAAACCTTGCAAATAAACTGGAACCCATGGCCCCAAGCCCTGAGAGAAGATTGAGAGCACTTGAAAAATTGAGGGGGGCAGGCATCAAAACCATTGTGCGTCTCGATCCGGTAATACCTGGAATAAACGATAATGAAGAAGAGATAAGAGAAATGGTGAGGGTATTTGCAGATATAGGGGTTAGGCAGATCATAAGTTCAACCTACAAGGTCAAACCCGATAATTTCAGGCGCGTTGCTGGAGTTTTTAAGGACCAAGCAGAGAGACTACATAGAATATACTATGAAAATGGCGAAATGGTCCGAGGAATAAGGTACGCTCCGAGAGATCTGAGATTAAAGATTCTAAAAAGAATACGCGATGCTTCCCTAAAATATGGCCTTGATTTTTCTGTGTGTCGTGAGGGTTTACCCCTAAACACTGCATCCACATGCGATGGAAGTCATATGCTCTAAAACGATGGGGTTAAATTGCATGAGAGCATATATCCACCCATGACCTATATTGAGTTGGATTACGAGCCGAAAGATACAGACCTGCTGGTTTGGTTCTACGCTGAGCCACCCGCGGGGAGGGATATGAAGTACGTGGCCGATAGAATAGCAGAGGAATCTTCAATAGGCACTTGGACTGATTTAAAGACCCTTCTTCCGGAGATCTGGGAGAAACTTCGTGCAAGGGTTTACGAGATTGATGAAGAGAGAAGATATGTGAAAATTGCGTATTCCCTTCATCTCTTTGAAGTGAAGAACATGCCTGCAATTCTGGCAAGCGTGGCGGGAAATGTGTTCGGAATGAAGAGCGTTGAGAATCTTCGTGTTTTGGACACGAGATTTCCTCTTGAATTGCTATCGGAGTATCCCGGGCCCAAGTACGGGGTGCAGGGCGTGCGCGAGATGACAGGAGTGCGAGATAGACCGTTCCTTGGAACGATAATTAAGCCAAAAATCGGATTGCCTGCGAAGATGCACGCGGAGGTCGCATACGAGGCGTGGGTTGGTGGTCTGGATATAGTGAAGGACGATGAGAACCTTGCATCTCAGGATTTCAACCGCTTTGAAGAGCGACTCTCTCTGACATTGGAGAAAAAGGACCTTGCCGAGGAGGAGACGGGGGAGAAGAAGATTTACCTCGTGAACATAACCGCTCCGTACAGGGAGATGATTCGCCGTGCTGAGCTGGTGCAAGATGCGGGCAACGAGTTCGTGATGATTGACGTCTTCATCTCAGGATTTTCGGCGGTGCAGAGCTATCGCGAGGAAGGATTCAAGATGGCCATACATGCGCATAGAGCAATGCATGCAGCCATAACTCGCAATCCGAGGCACGGAATAACAATGCTCGCCTTGGCGAAGATTTACAGGGTTCTGGGTGTGGACAACCTGCACATCGGCACCGCGGTGGGAAAGATGGAAGGCTCCGCTGCCGAGGTCTCTGCGATTCGCGAGGAGATTCAGATGGGCAATGTGCCTGCGAATGATACGAGGTTCCAGCAGAGCTGGGGAGACATAAAGCCGGTGCTGGCAGTTGCATCAGGAGGCTTGCATCCCGGGCATGTGCCGGCGGTTGTGGATATACTCGGAAAAGATATCGTGATTCAGGCGGGTGGCGGAGTGCATGGACATCCGGAAGGCACGAGAAAGGGCGCAACAGCCATGCGCCAAGCGCTGGAGGCTAAGATGCAGGGAATTTCCCTTCAGGAATATGCAAAGGACCACGAAGAGCTGAGAAAAGCGCTGGAGAAATTTGTTAAATAAAACCCTCACTTCTCAATTTTTCGTAGAATCCCTCTGCAAGATTGCCAGCTATTGCACCAGCAATGGATTCTTTCAAACCAACCATGAATTCATATCCTTGCACCATACTTAGTCCTTTTACCGAGATGGTTAGATCCCCATGAGGCAAGGGAAACTATATCGGCCCTGGTTATTATTCCCTCAACTCCATTCTTCCCATGGACCAGAATCGCTTGATACTGAGTCAGTATGGATATAAGGGAGTTCAAACTCATATCTCCTGGAACAAGTGGAGGTGGGTCAGACATGAAATCACTCACCATAGCCATGGATGCATTGTGGCCATGCTCCCTGTAAGCCCTCATCACATCACTTTCGGTGATAAGACCAACCACATCATTTCCCCTGAACACGGGAATCTGACTTATACCGTGCTTTTCCATCAATTCACCTGCGTATCCTATTTTGTCCCTTTCCCCAACTGATATTATGTCTCTGACCATTATATCCCTGGCCATGGGTGAGGATTCTTCAAACTCACCCCTGTCCAGGGCTTCAAATATTCTCTTGGCCATTTCATAGGTGGGCATGAGATTACCCCTCTCAATCTTCGCAATGTAACTCTGAGACACACCGCTCATATCAGCGAGTTTTTTCTGGGTCCATCCCAACTTTCTCCTTCTCTCCCTGATGGAACTCAGCGGTGGGAACATATGAGCATATGTCTTTTCAAGTATTTATTCTTATCGGAATTTTTTTGTCAAAAAATATGATGTATTGTAATGCAATTTATCAATCATGAAGCGGGAACATGTTGAAAAATGTAGAAGAGAGTATCGGAAAATGCTCAAGGCCCTGGGCTATCCCACGAGCCCAAGGGGAATTGTTTTTGGCTCAAAGGAACATAAAACAATGAGGGAACTTGAAAATCTGATGGAATTATACCTGCAGAGCAGAAATGGAGAGCATCTTGGATTTGCCGCCGGAACGCATTATTCAAACCTAACAAAAACATACTGGGACGCGCACATCGCCCTGATACTCCTGTGCGAGGATCCAAAATATGCAAAGAAACTAATGATACAGAGAGCGGAGAATGAGAAAAAATGGATACTAAAAAAATGCAGGGATGTGCAGAAATCAATAAAATTGCTCAATAGATGGGTAAAAAATGGGGGACTGATAACAAGGGAGAGTCTGAAGCATGTGGATGGTGATACCCTTATACTTGGAGATGTTGATGACAGGGATACTCTTGAACAAATAAAGAATGTATATGACCTCAATTTCAGCGATGATGTGGAAAAAAGAATTGAAATCCTGTTCAAAAATGCTCCAGAAAGTATTAGAAGGGAGGTGCTAGAGGAGTTCAGGGCAATAAGAAAGAATGTGGAAAGGGAGATAAAGAATGCTGAGGAGGAGTGGAATAAACTTGAAAAAATTGTCCAATCATAGACGCTTCGCCATGTACGGGCCGAGACGCTCGTACCCGAGTTTGCGGTAATAGTTGCGAACACCCACACCGCTTATGACCACCATTCTGCCAACTTCCCATTCCTCCTTAGCGATTCTCTCCGCCTCCTCCATCATTCTCCTTCCCAATCCCCGATGCTGCCATGCCTTCTTTTCCCTAACCCCCACAGGGACCTCGCGGCCGAATACCTTCACCTCGCGGATTATCGCCGCATCTCGCATCTCTGAACGATGCGCTTGCTCACTTGGAAGCCGTAAACGAAGATATGAGGCGATGGAATTCCGCTCTTCATCTTCAAATGAGAGGAAAATCTCCTTGCCCTGAGAAGCTATATAGTCCCTTCTCACGAGTTTGAAATTCTCCCCTCCCTTCCTTCCGACCTCGCGGCATCGTATCTCTGGGCATCTTATACCCCTTTTTTCCATCTCTCTCATAACCAGTGCTCTTAAATCTCCGCGTTTCACGCCTGCCTCAATGAACTTGGCAGGTATATCTCGCTGTATTCTCTGTATCCTTATCCAGGGGGGTGTGATCTCTATAACGCGAATCAAAAGCTCAACGATCTCATCAAGAGTGTATGGCTCATA
This window harbors:
- a CDS encoding HAD-IA family hydrolase; the encoded protein is MDVFLDLTGTITSVESENYAFYKMCEAIKKRFEIDMSVEQLMHHILEFRKPYMDNREKIYYPIRNLIVRAVENVVSKRLCSNDVFWIIDAYANYHAKYVKPDRGSEEALKIIRRKAEHLGLITDADRPYTEKVLRAMNIYEMFDSITTAEDAGVGKPNPKIFEMALKNSRSKPVIYVGDSEKRDILGARRVGMITIKVGKPSEMADYNTRNLLEAARIIDSLTQ
- a CDS encoding radical SAM protein codes for the protein MYYMHIFDPWNFPLCTCPKKYTVDPYTGCEHRCIYCYITSYIRNPWKVRPKRDFLRLFERDLKNAKLKLPISMSNSSDPYPKVERELRITRGALNLTRRYDFSLLMLTKSDIVVRDIDVLENIRSVVAITITTLDENLANKLEPMAPSPERRLRALEKLRGAGIKTIVRLDPVIPGINDNEEEIREMVRVFADIGVRQIISSTYKVKPDNFRRVAGVFKDQAERLHRIYYENGEMVRGIRYAPRDLRLKILKRIRDASLKYGLDFSVCREGLPLNTASTCDGSHML
- a CDS encoding CBS domain-containing protein is translated as MFPPLSSIRERRRKLGWTQKKLADMSGVSQSYIAKIERGNLMPTYEMAKRIFEALDRGEFEESSPMARDIMVRDIISVGERDKIGYAGELMEKHGISQIPVFRGNDVVGLITESDVMRAYREHGHNASMAMVSDFMSDPPPLVPGDMSLNSLISILTQYQAILVHGKNGVEGIITRADIVSLASWGSNHLGKRTKYGARI
- the rbcL gene encoding type III ribulose-bisphosphate carboxylase codes for the protein MTYIELDYEPKDTDLLVWFYAEPPAGRDMKYVADRIAEESSIGTWTDLKTLLPEIWEKLRARVYEIDEERRYVKIAYSLHLFEVKNMPAILASVAGNVFGMKSVENLRVLDTRFPLELLSEYPGPKYGVQGVREMTGVRDRPFLGTIIKPKIGLPAKMHAEVAYEAWVGGLDIVKDDENLASQDFNRFEERLSLTLEKKDLAEEETGEKKIYLVNITAPYREMIRRAELVQDAGNEFVMIDVFISGFSAVQSYREEGFKMAIHAHRAMHAAITRNPRHGITMLALAKIYRVLGVDNLHIGTAVGKMEGSAAEVSAIREEIQMGNVPANDTRFQQSWGDIKPVLAVASGGLHPGHVPAVVDILGKDIVIQAGGGVHGHPEGTRKGATAMRQALEAKMQGISLQEYAKDHEELRKALEKFVK
- a CDS encoding response regulator transcription factor, which codes for MEDSLHVLLVDDNRELSNIIKTYLSQRGFNVMVANNGRDAMGMIEKARRIDVILLDLMLPDVNGLDMLRSIREHSKDVPIIIISGVKDLNTVIEAMKAGADDYLVKPFRLGELESKINEILYKKAMEQPVQQTLTAERALEVVDTLDYSGGMLKFSFKNIDEMRRFLNILRERDDVDVKDVRVGEEYEVYLTIKR